The window CTGACTCGCGTACTGCCCTCTTTTCCACCTGCGTGATCCCGGAAGGAACGCAGACAATGATCCGGGGCCGTATGAGGGTGCGCCGGTTGTGCACTTTCCTGATGAAATGGCGCAGCATAGCCTCGGTGATTTCGAAATCGGCAATGACGCCGTCTTTCATGGGGCGGATGGCCACGATGTTGCCCGGAGTTCGGCCCAGCATCATTTTGGCTTCTCTGCCAACAGCCAGAACTTTATTGTTGCCCCGACCGTTTCGGCGCACTGCTACAACAGAGGGCTCACTCAAGACGATGCCCTTACCTTTTACATAAACTAGAGTGTTGGCGGTTCCGAGATCTATGGCCAGATCATTGGAAAACCAGCCCAGGACAGGGTCTAGGATCATGCCCGAAAATCTCCATTATTTATATGAGAAAAAATACTAGGAAAATCGGCTGATACTTATCATGAAGGAAGCAAATTAGCAATAATTATCTTGTCTGCATTGCCCTGGTAGTGGCTGTCTGAAAATTGCCAGGCGAGCAGGTCAGAGCAACTGACATCATCCGGTTAAACCAGGAAAATCCTTACCCCGGGTAATGTTGAATGGCTCAGGGGATCATGTTATGATGATACACTTTTGCAAAAGTGCGGTGATCATGACGCAAAATAGAACTGTTGTGGATAGAATTTACGGCTTTTTCGCCTCCATGAGGTTGAGCCTTTTTCTCTTCGGGGCTCTGGCGATTACCTCCATATTCGGAACACTCATTCCCCAGGAAATTACCTCTGAACAACGTCTGCGGCAGTTTGGCCCCAAGCTCAATGCCCTCATCGAGCTCCTGGATCTTGGAGACATGTATCATTCGTGGTGGTTCCGCCTGCTGCTCATCCTGTTGAGCGCCAATCTCATCGTCTGCTCCATGCGCCGTTTGCCCAAAACCCTCAAGGCATTGCGGGCCGGCAGAAAAATGATGACTCCGAGCAGAATCGAGAAAATGCACCTGCACGGCAGAGTCGAGCTGCCCACCAGTCCGCAGGAGAGCAAGA is drawn from Deltaproteobacteria bacterium and contains these coding sequences:
- a CDS encoding rod shape-determining protein codes for the protein MILDPVLGWFSNDLAIDLGTANTLVYVKGKGIVLSEPSVVAVRRNGRGNNKVLAVGREAKMMLGRTPGNIVAIRPMKDGVIADFEITEAMLRHFIRKVHNRRTLIRPRIIVCVPSGITQVEKRAVRES